Within the Nitrospirota bacterium genome, the region AGCCAGCCTTTAAGAAACTGGAGCCAAACTATTTCTCAACCTGCTTTATTTTTCGAGGGCAGGCTAATATTGGATATCACTGTGTGACGGAGTTTCAGACTTGACACAGTTTAATGAATTTATCCCTGCAAACAGCCTGACCTGTCTTACAGTTCAGGCGGGAGTTTTATAACCACTGTACGATTAAATGGTGTTCAGTACAGTTTATGAACGACTTAATCTGTATCCACATAAAATTACTTCCTCATCACTTCCCAACGCGTTTTAAAAAGTGACTTACAGACAGTTCAACATCATAATTCAGTTTTTTGATATATTCAAATTTCAATTTTACATTATAATCTTACCGTATCTGCCATCAGTAATAGAACCAGTAGAGTGTCCAACAAGTTCACTTCTTACACCTTTATCGAGGCCCTGTTGCTTCAAGTTGTCAATAAAGGTATGTCTGAACGAATGAAATACACGTTTTTCATTTTTCGTTACATATTTTCTGTTGTATTTATTGTACCACCTTGTAAAATAATGTGCATATCCGTCTCTCTTTTTAAACAGATTTTTAAAAACTCTTTCATGTTCAAATGAGTTTATAAAATCTAAAAACCCCAAACCTATAATGACTGGTGAAATCGGCACAATTAGATTGCTGCTCTTAGTTTTGGTGTTTTTATCTTTTTCATCATTAATATCAAAGCACCAGATACCTCCTATCTGTATTATATCTTCTTTGTATAGTTGTGCAATTTCATTCAGTCTCATGCCAGAATATAATGCGATTATGGGTATCCACCATCTTTCAGGATACAATAATGCATTTTTCTTATCTGTATATATGGGTGAATTAAAAAGTGCTTTCAAATCAGTAGCATCATATACATCTCGCTCTTCATTATCCTTTCTTTTATCTTTCTTTTTAATTTTGACACAATAATTAGTGGTGATATAAGCATTTTGTCTGGCATACTCAAATACCATATTAACCTGTACCAAATATTTTCTGATGGTTGTCTCGCTCAGTGTTTTATTGCTTTTTAAAGTGCCATTCCTAACCAATTCAACGATTTCTCCAATGGGTTTTCCAGAATATCCATGCATTTTCTTTAATAATTCAATATAATCTGTAAAATCTGTCTTTGTGTAGTCTAAAATTGGCTTATTACCTATAATTTCTGGTAAGTCTTTATAAAATATCTTTAGTTCGTACTCATTCTTTTCACTCCATGCGACTTGTGCTACTTTTTCTTTAAAGAATTCGGCTATTACGTCTGTAAGGTGTTTCTCAGGCTTTTTAAGTTTTGAAGGTGTTGTAATAACCCTTTGTTCTTGTTCTATTGGGTTATCGAGTAAATTCTGTAAAATATTATCGTGTGGGTTATTAAAATTACCTGATACACGTTCCTTTTCTATTTTAAAGGCTTCAATGAGCGCCTTACCCATTTCTCGGATTAACTTTTTATATGCTTCGGAATTCTTATCTAAATTTATGTTACGTCTCTCTAAGAAATTAAAGGTATAGCCTTCCGCTAATTTTAACTCATTTGAGGATATATCTCTTTTCAGAATATCTATCCGTAAGTCTCTAATCTCTAATTGCAAGGGTAATGTCACTTTAGGATTATCAATTTTAGTGGGTTTATCATCGTTATGCTTGAGATAACCATTAAAGAAATCCCTTGCAATTTCTTTTATACGGTTGTTATCTATATCTTCAGTTATTTCGGCTTGTGGAATACTATCGCCATTACCTTTCTCAAAATAACCGAAGTCATTTTTCATGAAGTCAGTGAAAGCCTTATTTATCTCTTCTTTATCCATAATATTTGAAAGTGCAAATAGTTTCACTGCTTTGGCACCCCCCACGCTACATATAATTTTAGCAGTTTTGATATCCTTTGTTCCAATCGCTTTTTTTATAAATTTGCTTTTAAAATATGATTGCAGTCGTTTGGGTACTCTAATCCTAAAATAGTAGTTCCCATTGTAACTGGTGAGGTATTTAGTATTTTTCATGCATCACCCAGTAGAGTTTTACATGAAAATGTGCCCTATTTTGTGACCTACTCATTTACGGGTATAATCCCCGTAGAGTGGCGTGAATACTGGCTTGGCTTTAGGCTAAAACAAGTGGCGGTGCAGGGATTTGAACCCCGGACACTGCGGATATGAGCCGCATGCTCTGACCACCTGAGCTACACCGCCTCATTAAGACCAAATTAGTATATACTCTAAATACTCAAAAACTCAATACCTCTAAAAAGAAATTATATCGGGATGCCGTATACAAGAGCCTGTAATTGGCGGTACTCTCTCTCTGTAGAAAACTCTTTAACTGTGTCAGTCAAATAACGCTGATGCAAATTCCCCAGGTATAAAATCCTGATAATCGCCTATTTTCTCTCCAACTCCTATCAATCGAATAGGGATATTCAGCTCTTTTTTTATAGCAAGTACAATTCCACCTTTGGATGTGCCGTCCATCTTGGTTAACGCTATACCGGTTATACCAACTGCCTCATTAAAAAGCTTTGCCTGGCTAAGTGCGTTCTGGCCCGTTGTGGCATCAAGCACAAGAAGAGTTTCATGCGGGGCGCCTGGGACTGATTTGCCTATCACACGCTTTATCTTTTTTAACTCCTCCATCAGATGAGTTTTTGTGTGCAGTCTTCCAGCCGTATCCACTATTACAAGATCAATACCTCTGGCCTTTGCTGCCTCTACAGCATCATACGCAACAGCCGCTGGGTCAGATCCATGCTGGTGTTTCACGATTGAAGCCCCTGCTCTTGTTGCCCAAACATCCAACTGCTCGATGGCCGCAGCCCGGAAAGTATCCGCTGCGGCAAGAATTACCGAATGCCCCTCTGAGACTGCTTTCATAGCAAGCTTGCCTATTGTTGTGGTTTTTCCCACCCCGTTTACCCCAAGGCAAAACACCACAAACGGCCTCTCTCTATAGAGCACAAACGGCTGAGGCATTCCCAGTATTGCAGTCATCGTGTTCTTTAAGAAAACCTTTATATCGTCTGTCTTTTTTATTTTACCGGCTTTATATTCCTCTTTAAGCCCCTCTATTATCTCCGTTGTTGATTTAACCCCTATGTCAGAGGTAAAAAGGATTTCCTC harbors:
- a CDS encoding site-specific integrase; its protein translation is MKNTKYLTSYNGNYYFRIRVPKRLQSYFKSKFIKKAIGTKDIKTAKIICSVGGAKAVKLFALSNIMDKEEINKAFTDFMKNDFGYFEKGNGDSIPQAEITEDIDNNRIKEIARDFFNGYLKHNDDKPTKIDNPKVTLPLQLEIRDLRIDILKRDISSNELKLAEGYTFNFLERRNINLDKNSEAYKKLIREMGKALIEAFKIEKERVSGNFNNPHDNILQNLLDNPIEQEQRVITTPSKLKKPEKHLTDVIAEFFKEKVAQVAWSEKNEYELKIFYKDLPEIIGNKPILDYTKTDFTDYIELLKKMHGYSGKPIGEIVELVRNGTLKSNKTLSETTIRKYLVQVNMVFEYARQNAYITTNYCVKIKKKDKRKDNEERDVYDATDLKALFNSPIYTDKKNALLYPERWWIPIIALYSGMRLNEIAQLYKEDIIQIGGIWCFDINDEKDKNTKTKSSNLIVPISPVIIGLGFLDFINSFEHERVFKNLFKKRDGYAHYFTRWYNKYNRKYVTKNEKRVFHSFRHTFIDNLKQQGLDKGVRSELVGHSTGSITDGRYGKIIM
- the ftsY gene encoding signal recognition particle-docking protein FtsY encodes the protein MGFVDSLKTGLKKTREALFMDVETLFSGKAVTEETIEAFEEILFTSDIGVKSTTEIIEGLKEEYKAGKIKKTDDIKVFLKNTMTAILGMPQPFVLYRERPFVVFCLGVNGVGKTTTIGKLAMKAVSEGHSVILAAADTFRAAAIEQLDVWATRAGASIVKHQHGSDPAAVAYDAVEAAKARGIDLVIVDTAGRLHTKTHLMEELKKIKRVIGKSVPGAPHETLLVLDATTGQNALSQAKLFNEAVGITGIALTKMDGTSKGGIVLAIKKELNIPIRLIGVGEKIGDYQDFIPGEFASALFD